The following proteins come from a genomic window of Streptococcus oralis:
- a CDS encoding YdbC family protein, with translation MAEFTFKIEEHLLTLSENEKGWTKEINRVSFNGAPAKFDIRAWSPDHTKMGKGITLTNEEFQVMVDAFKGGK, from the coding sequence ATGGCAGAATTCACATTTAAAATCGAAGAGCATTTGCTAACCTTATCTGAAAATGAAAAGGGTTGGACCAAGGAAATCAACCGTGTCAGTTTTAACGGGGCACCTGCAAAATTTGACATTCGCGCTTGGAGCCCAGATCATACTAAAATGGGCAAGGGAATTACTCTTACAAATGAAGAATTTCAGGTAATGGTCGATGCTTTTAAAGGCGGGAAATGA
- a CDS encoding Cna B-type domain-containing protein — translation MDKLKKVLGFLVFPLLLLMMLFPTVEAQAATDVTSKVQIDHLEITIASTGSKTEGIHGSNDTSMKLKYSGKFSFPNVAANEIKDGDYFIVKAPDNLSLTDGSLDLIDSTSNIKMGTVRVENANHQLVFTFNDKVKDKQNIRGDFVAEATETLQKEGKTVTYVLPNGDKQTITYKVNKYEQTDVIGETITKYGYNDNNKARAHFQMKINRAKKDMTGHVVKITDDVSKGAFANYVEGTFSLHEAEFETTNTNSSALKHLGDEYEITTDPEVYKANSDKKALLTFVNGKRGFELLMPTNMGTKSFFLTYDTSSPADTSTISNSAQYLIDNQPQLIWEKYGGSTGTRTEATFNLKSVKSVGATITADIAGKIKITKYDEADADVKLAGVVFEIREKTTNNLVDTVTTDKDGIALSKALNDGKYIVKEKTPKSGYQVNSQEFEVEMKDGKGVPLNISNKRVTVDFEATKTWVNGKATDYKEVKLGLYVHKEGQTVADAKPVTGNYTPEVTVSNGVYTYKWKNQLPERDVDGSKLVYSVRELQDQTNLPLKEGEKVAVGDNNYIVSYNADKTQVTNTYEVPKTNVTAKKVWVGGQEHIRPTVYFKLYRTPEGGAIEEVAGVEKKDVPKTDGTVEWTDLPATDEHGVKYTYSVMEVDEDGNLIVDTIDGYTPAQTAGLTVTNTYSTSPTKADIEVKKELTGGRPTPLQNEEFEFILKDKNGQEVQRAKNDAAGRVVFKDIPFDKAGEYEFTVVEVNAGQTINGVTYDGRKVPVTVHVVDDGKGKLVASVMYYPITAVALPAADFSSSAPGANLVPPLAGAVTRATDIGIQTFTNTYKPANVKAPVSATKSFINKNTDKPIQLQGGEFEFALFEKNGTAPIQTTTNDAAGNIKFEDLEFNKADTYHYTIVEKNAGTTDKGITYSNKTIEVTIKVVDNGKGALEATVTYDNNDSTFENTYKAKNAKEVLEVDKKLTNRNLEADMFEFTLTDEVGNVEKAKNGADGKVKFSELTFDEARTYTYTIKEVKAGTTENGITYDAKTVTATVTVTDDGQGQLHAKVEYSSDASDGSTSFTNVYTPAKTQVPVKKVWNDADNQDGKRPTSVTVKLLADGQDTGKTLELNKDNNWSGSFTDLDVNKAGKAIKYTIEEVSVAEYESKVTGDATTGFTITNSYTPGKTQVPVKKVWNDADNQDGKRPTSVTVKLLADGQDTGKTLELNKDNNWSGSFTDLDVNKAGKAIKYTIEEVSVAGYKSEVTGDATTGFTITNSYTPGKTQVPVKKVWNDADNQDGKRPTSVTVKLLADGQDTGKTLELNKDNNWSGSFTDLDVNKAGKAIKYTIEEVSVAEYESKVTGDATTGFTITNSYTPGKTQVPVKKVWNDSDNQDGKRPESITVKLLADGQDTGKTLELNKDNNWSGSFTDLDVNKAGKAIVYSVVEVTVTGYNSEVTGDPVSGFTITNNYTPETVNVKATKNWDDANNQDGKRPTKITINLLADGQKVDSKEIQAAPDGTWSVEFTKLAKYKNGKEIKYTVTEEAVAEYESTITDFTITNKYAPKEIDYKVTKVWNDANDQDGKRPKSVTVQLFKSVGGSKAVAVEGKKLTLTAKDKTDANTWVASFTKLPQFEAGKEITYSIKEVDVPAGYESSVTGQVVTNTHNPETVVLSGTKVWKDNNNQDGKRTTSVKVQIFKGEGEKAELAQEIEVSEKTGWKFESKPLPKYENGQEIKYTVKEVVVKEYTSTITTDKDGKYTITNEHTPEKIIVKGKKIWDDANNKDGIRPDSIVVKLLANGVETGKTATASVASGWTYEFTDLDRYQDGGKEIVYTVKEAYVPKGYTSEVIGTNIVNHHKPKDPEPNKPQDPEPNKPKDPEPGKPGQKPQLPNTGEKASNATVVAGLALMAVTGGLYFVSRKNK, via the coding sequence ATGGATAAACTAAAGAAAGTACTAGGTTTTCTAGTATTTCCTCTTTTACTTTTGATGATGCTTTTCCCGACAGTTGAAGCACAGGCAGCAACTGACGTTACGAGTAAAGTTCAAATAGACCACTTGGAGATTACTATAGCATCCACAGGAAGCAAGACTGAAGGAATTCATGGTTCAAATGATACTTCGATGAAATTGAAATATTCAGGTAAATTCTCATTTCCCAATGTGGCAGCTAATGAAATCAAGGATGGGGATTACTTCATCGTAAAAGCTCCAGATAACTTGAGTTTGACGGATGGTAGTCTGGATTTGATTGATTCGACGTCAAATATCAAAATGGGGACTGTCCGAGTGGAGAATGCTAACCATCAGCTGGTATTTACCTTCAATGACAAGGTGAAGGACAAGCAGAATATCCGTGGGGACTTTGTTGCAGAAGCAACTGAAACACTCCAAAAAGAGGGGAAAACGGTTACCTATGTTTTACCAAATGGTGATAAACAGACCATCACGTATAAAGTGAATAAATATGAACAGACTGACGTGATTGGAGAAACTATTACAAAGTACGGTTATAACGATAACAATAAGGCGAGAGCACATTTTCAGATGAAGATTAATCGCGCTAAGAAAGATATGACTGGACATGTGGTGAAGATTACAGATGACGTTTCAAAGGGAGCCTTTGCTAACTATGTGGAAGGTACTTTCTCTCTGCATGAAGCGGAATTCGAAACGACGAATACGAATTCATCTGCTCTTAAACATTTAGGTGATGAATACGAAATCACAACCGATCCGGAGGTATACAAGGCTAACTCAGATAAAAAAGCTTTGTTGACCTTTGTCAACGGGAAACGAGGATTTGAGTTGCTCATGCCGACTAATATGGGAACAAAGAGCTTTTTCTTAACGTATGATACGTCCTCACCAGCAGATACTTCAACGATAAGTAACTCAGCGCAGTACTTGATTGATAACCAACCACAACTTATTTGGGAAAAATACGGAGGTAGTACCGGAACCAGAACAGAGGCAACGTTTAATTTAAAGTCGGTTAAATCTGTAGGTGCGACTATTACTGCTGATATTGCTGGTAAGATCAAAATCACAAAATACGATGAAGCGGATGCAGATGTTAAGTTGGCAGGCGTTGTCTTTGAAATCCGTGAGAAAACCACTAATAATTTGGTTGATACCGTTACAACAGATAAAGACGGAATTGCTCTTTCAAAGGCTCTCAATGATGGTAAGTATATTGTTAAAGAAAAGACTCCGAAATCAGGCTATCAGGTAAATAGTCAAGAATTTGAAGTGGAGATGAAAGATGGAAAAGGTGTTCCCCTCAATATCTCTAACAAACGTGTGACAGTTGACTTTGAAGCAACCAAGACTTGGGTAAACGGAAAAGCAACTGACTACAAAGAAGTCAAACTCGGTTTGTATGTGCACAAAGAAGGACAAACTGTTGCAGATGCAAAACCTGTTACTGGGAACTACACCCCTGAAGTAACCGTGTCGAACGGTGTCTACACTTATAAGTGGAAAAATCAACTTCCTGAACGTGATGTTGATGGAAGCAAGCTAGTTTATTCTGTTCGCGAACTTCAAGACCAGACAAACCTTCCTTTGAAAGAAGGAGAGAAGGTTGCAGTTGGCGATAACAACTACATCGTATCTTACAATGCAGACAAGACTCAAGTAACCAATACTTACGAAGTTCCAAAAACAAACGTGACTGCTAAGAAAGTCTGGGTTGGCGGTCAGGAACATATTCGTCCAACTGTCTACTTCAAATTGTACCGTACACCAGAAGGTGGAGCGATTGAAGAAGTGGCTGGTGTTGAGAAGAAAGACGTTCCAAAAACAGATGGAACTGTCGAATGGACAGACCTTCCTGCGACAGATGAGCACGGTGTGAAGTACACTTATAGTGTGATGGAAGTCGATGAAGATGGCAATCTCATCGTAGATACGATAGACGGCTATACTCCAGCACAAACAGCGGGTCTTACTGTTACAAATACCTATAGCACTTCACCAACTAAGGCTGATATTGAAGTCAAAAAAGAATTAACTGGTGGTCGTCCAACACCTCTTCAAAACGAAGAATTTGAATTTATCTTGAAAGACAAAAATGGCCAAGAAGTTCAAAGAGCTAAGAACGATGCAGCTGGTCGCGTAGTCTTCAAAGATATTCCTTTCGATAAAGCGGGTGAATACGAATTTACTGTTGTTGAAGTGAATGCTGGTCAAACCATTAATGGTGTGACTTATGATGGTAGAAAAGTACCGGTCACAGTACATGTAGTAGATGATGGCAAAGGTAAGCTGGTTGCATCAGTAATGTATTATCCTATTACTGCTGTAGCACTTCCAGCAGCTGATTTCTCATCTTCAGCACCTGGTGCTAATCTTGTTCCGCCACTTGCTGGTGCAGTGACAAGAGCTACTGATATTGGAATTCAGACATTCACCAATACTTATAAGCCTGCTAATGTGAAAGCTCCTGTTTCGGCAACCAAATCATTCATCAATAAGAACACTGATAAGCCAATTCAGCTTCAAGGTGGTGAATTCGAGTTTGCCTTGTTTGAGAAAAATGGTACAGCTCCAATTCAAACAACAACAAATGATGCAGCTGGAAACATTAAGTTTGAAGATTTAGAATTCAATAAAGCTGACACTTATCATTACACCATCGTTGAAAAGAATGCTGGGACAACTGATAAAGGAATCACTTATTCTAACAAGACTATCGAAGTAACGATCAAAGTTGTTGACAACGGTAAGGGAGCTCTTGAAGCAACTGTTACCTATGACAATAACGACAGCACTTTCGAAAACACCTATAAGGCTAAAAATGCCAAAGAAGTTCTTGAAGTAGATAAGAAACTAACCAATCGCAATCTCGAAGCTGACATGTTCGAATTTACATTGACAGACGAAGTTGGTAACGTTGAAAAAGCGAAGAATGGTGCTGACGGAAAAGTTAAATTCTCAGAGTTGACATTTGATGAAGCACGTACTTACACTTACACTATTAAGGAAGTAAAAGCTGGCACAACGGAGAATGGTATCACCTACGATGCTAAGACCGTCACAGCTACAGTAACTGTAACCGATGATGGTCAAGGTCAATTGCATGCAAAGGTTGAATACAGCAGTGATGCAAGTGATGGTAGCACAAGTTTCACTAATGTCTACACCCCAGCTAAAACACAGGTTCCAGTGAAGAAAGTTTGGAACGATGCTGATAACCAAGATGGCAAACGTCCAACATCAGTCACAGTTAAACTTCTTGCCGATGGTCAAGACACAGGTAAGACCCTTGAACTCAATAAAGACAACAACTGGTCAGGAAGCTTCACAGATCTTGATGTGAACAAAGCTGGTAAAGCGATTAAGTACACTATCGAAGAAGTTTCAGTCGCAGAATATGAGTCTAAGGTAACAGGAGATGCGACAACTGGCTTCACCATTACCAATAGCTACACACCAGGTAAGACTCAAGTACCGGTGAAGAAAGTTTGGAACGATGCTGATAACCAAGATGGCAAACGTCCAACATCAGTCACAGTTAAACTTCTTGCCGATGGTCAAGACACAGGTAAGACCCTTGAACTCAATAAAGACAACAACTGGTCAGGAAGCTTCACAGATCTTGATGTGAACAAAGCTGGTAAAGCGATTAAGTACACTATCGAAGAAGTCTCAGTTGCTGGCTACAAATCTGAGGTGACAGGAGATGCCACAACTGGTTTCACCATTACTAACAGCTACACTCCAGGTAAGACTCAAGTACCAGTGAAGAAAGTTTGGAACGATGCCGACAACCAAGATGGCAAACGTCCAACATCAGTCACAGTTAAACTTCTTGCCGATGGTCAAGACACAGGTAAGACCCTTGAACTCAATAAAGACAACAACTGGTCAGGAAGCTTCACAGATCTTGATGTGAACAAAGCTGGTAAAGCGATTAAGTACACTATCGAAGAAGTTTCAGTCGCAGAATATGAGTCTAAGGTAACAGGAGATGCCACAACTGGCTTCACCATTACCAATAGCTACACACCAGGTAAGACTCAAGTACCAGTGAAGAAAGTTTGGAATGATAGCGACAACCAAGATGGCAAACGTCCAGAGTCTATCACCGTTAAACTCCTTGCTGATGGTCAAGACACAGGTAAGACCCTTGAACTCAATAAAGATAACAACTGGTCAGGAAGCTTCACAGATCTTGATGTAAACAAAGCTGGTAAAGCGATTGTTTACTCAGTAGTCGAAGTAACTGTTACTGGCTACAATTCTGAAGTTACTGGTGACCCTGTATCAGGCTTCACAATCACCAATAACTACACCCCGGAAACAGTTAATGTAAAAGCAACCAAGAACTGGGATGATGCGAATAACCAAGATGGCAAACGTCCAACTAAGATTACAATCAATCTCTTAGCAGACGGTCAGAAAGTTGATTCAAAAGAGATTCAAGCTGCACCAGACGGCACTTGGTCTGTTGAATTTACAAAACTTGCAAAATATAAGAATGGTAAAGAGATTAAATATACTGTGACAGAAGAAGCAGTCGCAGAATACGAATCGACTATTACAGACTTTACCATCACAAACAAATATGCACCAAAAGAAATCGACTACAAGGTAACAAAAGTATGGAACGACGCGAACGACCAAGACGGCAAACGTCCTAAGTCCGTAACGGTTCAACTTTTCAAATCTGTAGGTGGATCTAAAGCAGTAGCCGTTGAAGGTAAGAAATTGACCTTGACAGCTAAGGATAAGACGGACGCTAACACTTGGGTAGCATCATTTACAAAACTTCCACAATTCGAAGCTGGTAAAGAAATCACTTACTCCATCAAGGAAGTGGATGTACCAGCTGGCTACGAATCTTCTGTAACTGGACAAGTGGTAACAAACACTCATAACCCAGAAACAGTTGTTCTTTCAGGAACTAAGGTTTGGAAGGATAACAACAACCAAGATGGCAAACGTACAACATCTGTGAAAGTTCAAATCTTTAAAGGTGAGGGCGAAAAAGCAGAGCTCGCTCAAGAGATTGAAGTATCAGAGAAGACTGGTTGGAAGTTTGAATCAAAACCACTTCCTAAGTATGAAAATGGTCAAGAAATCAAGTACACTGTTAAAGAAGTTGTTGTGAAAGAATATACTTCAACAATTACTACTGACAAAGACGGTAAGTACACGATTACTAACGAACATACACCAGAGAAAATTATTGTAAAAGGTAAGAAGATCTGGGATGATGCTAATAACAAAGATGGTATCCGTCCAGACTCAATTGTTGTTAAGCTGTTGGCAAATGGTGTAGAAACTGGTAAAACAGCTACAGCTTCAGTAGCAAGTGGTTGGACGTATGAATTTACAGATCTTGATCGTTATCAAGATGGTGGTAAAGAGATTGTTTATACAGTTAAAGAAGCATATGTTCCTAAAGGCTATACTTCTGAAGTAATTGGCACTAATATTGTAAATCACCACAAGCCAAAAGACCCAGAACCAAATAAACCACAGGATCCAGAGCCAAACAAGCCAAAAGATCCAGAACCAGGAAAACCAGGACAAAAACCTCAACTTCCTAACACTGGTGAAAAAGCATCTAACGCAACAGTAGTTGCAGGACTTGCTTTGATGGCAGTGACCGGTGGATTATACTTTGTAAGCCGTAAAAATAAATAA
- a CDS encoding alpha/beta fold hydrolase, whose product MKPNDIAEAIAFYNREPKMLERHLIAVVDCDLVVYHRPGKSSKEHIIFYHGACGRSQMWAHQYDAFDGFDLYFVNVRGQGESPMKVGLPDLEGAVQDVDAILSYFQLDKVILVGHSWGGNPLQEYTYRHPERVLALVMVDSWGQHRYLSEKERGRIKYSSLMYKTIPWKVIADKNSKMCTDNPITRELVKTAIIETGRDVFLNLGITGFLAVHEIEGYKGNPPMLLVRGENDFPKHLKIIYDGIIALNPNARQVTISDSKHQPMNDHPKEFNQIVGDFFEEVVAL is encoded by the coding sequence ATGAAGCCAAATGATATTGCTGAAGCTATTGCTTTTTATAACAGAGAACCAAAGATGTTGGAACGTCACCTTATAGCAGTCGTAGATTGTGATTTGGTTGTTTATCATCGCCCTGGAAAGTCAAGTAAAGAGCATATTATTTTTTATCATGGAGCTTGTGGACGTAGTCAGATGTGGGCCCACCAGTATGATGCTTTTGATGGATTTGACCTTTACTTTGTAAATGTTAGAGGGCAGGGTGAATCACCTATGAAAGTTGGCCTACCCGACTTGGAAGGCGCTGTTCAAGATGTAGATGCCATTTTGTCCTATTTCCAGTTGGATAAGGTGATATTGGTTGGTCATTCTTGGGGAGGAAATCCACTTCAAGAGTATACCTATCGCCATCCAGAAAGAGTCCTAGCCTTGGTCATGGTAGATAGTTGGGGACAGCATCGTTACCTATCAGAGAAAGAAAGAGGTCGAATCAAATATAGTTCTCTTATGTACAAGACGATTCCTTGGAAGGTGATTGCTGATAAAAACTCAAAAATGTGTACTGATAACCCTATCACAAGAGAATTGGTCAAGACGGCCATTATAGAAACTGGGCGAGATGTTTTCTTGAACCTTGGAATCACAGGTTTCTTGGCAGTCCATGAGATAGAAGGATATAAAGGAAATCCTCCCATGCTATTAGTAAGAGGAGAAAATGATTTCCCCAAACACCTAAAAATAATCTATGATGGTATCATTGCTCTAAATCCCAATGCGCGTCAAGTAACGATTTCAGATAGCAAACACCAACCTATGAATGACCATCCTAAAGAGTTTAATCAGATAGTTGGTGATTTTTTTGAAGAAGTAGTAGCCTTGTAA
- a CDS encoding biotin transporter BioY — translation MKKAHIYAIPAIGAALIAVLAQISLPIGPVPFTLQNFAIGLIATVFRPREAALSVALYLLLGAIGLPVFAGGGAGFHILVGPSSGYLWFDLVYAGLTSYLIHQNSGYIRIFLANLLGDSLVFVGGILSLHLLAGMSFDKALAVGVLPFILPDLGKIIAISFISRPLLERLKSVTYFSR, via the coding sequence TTGAAAAAAGCTCATATCTATGCCATTCCTGCTATCGGTGCTGCTCTCATCGCCGTATTGGCACAAATCAGTCTCCCTATCGGTCCTGTACCTTTCACTCTGCAAAACTTTGCGATCGGTTTGATTGCTACTGTTTTTAGACCTAGAGAAGCCGCTCTTTCTGTAGCTCTCTATCTCCTACTGGGTGCCATTGGACTACCTGTCTTTGCAGGGGGTGGTGCAGGATTTCACATTTTAGTCGGTCCAAGTTCAGGCTATCTTTGGTTCGACCTTGTCTATGCAGGACTTACCTCTTATCTCATCCATCAGAATAGTGGCTATATCCGCATTTTCCTAGCCAACCTCTTGGGTGATTCCCTCGTCTTTGTCGGAGGTATTCTCAGCCTCCACTTGCTTGCTGGTATGTCATTTGATAAGGCACTCGCTGTTGGTGTCCTTCCTTTTATCCTTCCTGATCTTGGTAAGATCATTGCGATCAGTTTCATTAGTCGTCCCCTACTCGAACGATTGAAAAGCGTCACTTATTTCTCAAGATAA
- a CDS encoding ATP cone domain-containing protein, with protein sequence MQVIKRNGEIAEFDPDKIYQAVLKAAQTVYVLTDDLRQNLAQVTKKVVLDLEEAKVERATISMIQSMVENRLLGAGYITIAEHYISYRLQRDLERSGYGDHIAVHLHFEQIR encoded by the coding sequence ATGCAAGTAATCAAACGTAATGGAGAAATTGCTGAATTTGATCCAGATAAAATTTACCAAGCTGTCCTAAAAGCAGCTCAAACCGTTTATGTTTTGACAGATGATTTGCGTCAAAACCTTGCACAAGTTACTAAAAAAGTCGTTTTGGACTTGGAGGAAGCAAAAGTGGAACGTGCGACTATCAGCATGATCCAATCAATGGTTGAAAATCGTTTGTTGGGGGCAGGATATATCACAATAGCCGAACACTACATTTCTTATCGCTTGCAACGCGATTTGGAGAGAAGTGGTTATGGTGACCATATCGCAGTTCACCTTCATTTTGAACAAATCCGTTAA
- the trmD gene encoding tRNA (guanosine(37)-N1)-methyltransferase TrmD codes for MKIDILTLFPEMFSPLEHSIVGKAREKGLLDIHYHNFREYAEKARHVDDEPYGGGQGMLLRAQPIFDAFDAIEKKHPRVILLDPAGKQFDQAYAEDLAQEDELIFICGHYEGYDERIKTLVTDEISLGDYVLTGGELAAMTMIDATVRLIPEVIGKESSHQDDSFSSGLLEYPQYTRPYDYRGMVVPDVLMSGHHEKIRQWRLYESLKKTYERRPDLLENYQLTAEEEKMLAEIKENKE; via the coding sequence ATGAAGATTGATATTTTAACTCTCTTTCCTGAGATGTTTTCTCCGCTGGAACACTCGATCGTTGGAAAGGCTCGAGAAAAAGGGCTCTTGGATATCCATTATCATAATTTCAGAGAATACGCTGAAAAGGCCCGTCATGTTGACGATGAGCCCTACGGAGGCGGTCAGGGGATGTTGCTCCGAGCCCAACCCATTTTCGATGCCTTTGATGCTATTGAAAAGAAACATCCCCGCGTCATTCTTCTTGATCCTGCTGGGAAACAGTTCGATCAAGCTTACGCTGAGGATTTGGCTCAGGAAGATGAACTGATCTTTATTTGTGGTCACTATGAAGGGTATGACGAGCGCATCAAGACCCTGGTAACCGATGAGATTTCCCTAGGAGACTATGTCTTGACTGGAGGAGAATTGGCGGCCATGACCATGATCGATGCGACCGTTCGCCTGATTCCTGAAGTGATTGGCAAGGAGTCTAGCCACCAAGATGACAGTTTTTCTTCGGGACTCCTCGAATATCCTCAGTACACACGTCCTTATGACTATCGTGGCATGGTGGTTCCAGATGTGCTCATGAGTGGACACCATGAAAAGATTCGTCAGTGGCGACTGTATGAGAGCCTAAAGAAAACCTACGAGCGCAGACCTGACTTGCTAGAAAACTATCAACTGACAGCCGAAGAAGAAAAAATGCTGGCTGAAATCAAAGAAAACAAAGAATAA
- the rimM gene encoding ribosome maturation factor RimM (Essential for efficient processing of 16S rRNA), whose translation MNYFNVGKIVNTQGLQGEMRVLSVTDFAEERFKKGAELALFDEKDQFVQTVTIASHRKHKNFDIIKFKDMYHINAIEKYKGYSLKVAEEDLNDLDDGEFYYHEIIGLDVYEGDNLIGTIKEILQPGANDVWVVKRKGKRDLLLPYIPPVVLNVDIPNKRVQVEILEGLDDED comes from the coding sequence ATGAACTATTTTAATGTTGGGAAAATCGTCAATACGCAGGGATTGCAGGGTGAGATGCGAGTCTTGTCTGTGACGGATTTTGCTGAGGAACGGTTTAAAAAAGGGGCAGAGCTGGCTTTGTTTGATGAAAAAGATCAGTTTGTTCAAACAGTGACCATCGCAAGTCACCGCAAGCATAAGAACTTTGACATTATCAAATTCAAAGATATGTACCATATCAATGCGATTGAAAAGTACAAGGGTTATAGTCTCAAGGTCGCTGAGGAGGATTTGAACGACTTGGACGATGGGGAGTTCTATTATCACGAGATTATCGGTTTGGATGTTTACGAGGGTGATAACTTGATTGGAACTATCAAGGAAATCCTGCAACCAGGTGCCAACGATGTCTGGGTGGTCAAGCGAAAAGGCAAGCGTGATCTGCTTTTACCTTACATTCCCCCAGTAGTTCTCAATGTTGATATTCCAAACAAGCGGGTTCAAGTGGAAATCTTAGAAGGACTAGATGATGAAGATTGA
- a CDS encoding TetR/AcrR family transcriptional regulator has product MTKDTRDSIVSAFISLAKQNPQRSSFTMSEIAKKAGISRQAIYQKHFHNYDDIIKYIHEQADQQIFQIFNNYCSRMDGNPIECFANFAIPLVYENRNIIRTLFITQADPSWKEFLRDTYSKWILKNIHYNKEFDFSEDDMTYVVANMIITFIEAWIRKENPTPPEKFKKTFLLLTTISLRDYMILQEKDSE; this is encoded by the coding sequence ATGACTAAAGATACTCGAGATTCTATCGTTTCTGCTTTTATATCACTCGCTAAACAAAATCCTCAACGTAGTTCCTTCACAATGAGTGAAATTGCTAAAAAAGCGGGTATTTCAAGACAAGCGATTTATCAAAAACATTTTCATAACTATGATGATATTATCAAATATATTCACGAACAAGCAGATCAACAAATTTTCCAGATATTTAATAATTATTGTTCGAGAATGGATGGAAATCCGATTGAGTGTTTTGCGAATTTTGCGATTCCTTTGGTTTATGAAAATAGGAATATCATTCGAACACTTTTTATAACTCAAGCAGATCCTAGTTGGAAGGAGTTCCTAAGAGATACTTATTCAAAATGGATTTTAAAGAATATCCACTACAACAAGGAATTTGATTTTAGTGAAGATGACATGACCTATGTCGTCGCAAACATGATTATCACTTTTATTGAAGCTTGGATACGAAAAGAGAACCCTACTCCACCAGAAAAGTTTAAAAAAACGTTTCTCCTATTAACAACAATATCTCTTCGAGATTATATGATTTTACAAGAAAAGGATAGTGAGTAA
- a CDS encoding alpha/beta hydrolase, with protein MKRFEVTTKIGSLFVTYKKKKKVLVCLNGAGLLPSYENFSLILEKLPPTIGYLTIDFPNTGRSLIHDQSGKNLDNLVDAVYEVLEELAISEYILCVHSLSGILACKLLKKPIKCQALVAIEPTTKKVMFSDFSENPYPEMEEQIRLIDECGPELYFKNITQATFSPETNKEIWELMQEKGSELESQDQGFQMSGEITEEDFENVSIEAHIPVFIFCQAYREKEYRESEYWTSNTKLILGGNHHYLQWSESEKIAAIIRELSE; from the coding sequence ATGAAACGGTTTGAAGTAACTACAAAAATTGGCAGTCTCTTTGTTACTTATAAAAAGAAAAAGAAAGTGCTTGTTTGTTTAAATGGCGCAGGTTTGCTACCAAGTTATGAAAATTTTTCACTTATACTTGAAAAACTTCCTCCTACAATTGGTTATTTGACAATTGATTTTCCGAACACAGGTAGAAGTCTGATTCATGACCAATCTGGAAAAAATCTGGACAATCTTGTAGACGCGGTTTATGAAGTACTTGAAGAATTGGCGATTTCTGAATATATACTTTGTGTTCATAGTTTGAGTGGAATTTTAGCTTGCAAATTACTCAAGAAACCAATTAAGTGTCAGGCTTTAGTAGCAATTGAACCTACAACTAAAAAAGTAATGTTTTCTGATTTTTCAGAAAATCCTTATCCAGAAATGGAAGAGCAGATTAGGTTGATTGACGAGTGTGGTCCTGAACTTTATTTTAAGAACATAACTCAAGCAACATTTAGCCCTGAAACTAATAAAGAAATCTGGGAATTAATGCAAGAAAAAGGCTCAGAGCTGGAAAGTCAAGATCAAGGATTTCAGATGTCTGGAGAGATTACTGAGGAAGATTTTGAGAATGTGTCCATAGAAGCTCATATTCCTGTATTTATTTTTTGTCAGGCTTATAGAGAAAAAGAGTACAGAGAATCAGAATATTGGACTTCCAATACTAAACTCATTTTGGGAGGGAATCACCATTATTTACAGTGGTCAGAATCAGAAAAAATTGCGGCTATTATTCGAGAGCTGTCAGAATAA